Below is a window of Panulirus ornatus isolate Po-2019 chromosome 24, ASM3632096v1, whole genome shotgun sequence DNA.
GCACACGTAGATTTCTGCTTTAAGTAAAATGACATGATAATCGAATAATAAAGACGGGGAAGGGGCAAGTCGGGAGACTGGTCATGGGGCTCCGGAATTTGTATCATATTGAGATACTTTCATCGCAGATTcatgtggaaaaaaaattgaaattgtaGAGGGATGATTAGGGGAAATGTGGCCCCCCTAGAAATAAAAGTTGGTATAGGGTAGATGTCAAGTTTCTCAAGCAGGGCGTGAGGCGACGAACGTGTAGTAACAATATATCCAGAGACAGATGGTATGCCTCTAACTTTTATATCCTATGGAAACTGCTATCATGAACTTACGTGATATGTGTAACCTATCCTCACAAAATCAACTCTATGTGAAGCCCCTCTTCATGAAGGTGCATCGTCTGTGCAGCCTTCTATCGAGTTGTACCTCTTCTCTGTAGCGCCTGCCTTCATTAATTTGCTTACTGTGGATACTACTTTGAAGAAATTGACTTGTCTATGGGGTTTATGATGTAGCCTCACGAGATACAAAGCCAGTGGGACGTCTGAACTGGTCACCCGTCAGTGATCGTGCCATCAATGGTTATCTTAAATAGATATTAGAGGAAAGAGTTCTCTTGTTAGAGGCCTAAACAGAATTGCTTAATAGTTTCACATATATAGACTGTTCATATGACTACAAGCGTATATTAAGTATTTCTATATATTAAGCTGCAAACTCTATCTTAGCCTATATATAAATGGTATGCTTCAAGAAAGTCGTTTGGTAATTATACAATTAATTGTCTTGTTACACTGAACATAACcatgaaagtatttctttaacACACCTCATTGCCATTCATAGGTATGTTGTTTTATGCTTTGTGTGACGTGTACCAAGCCTAGCTACGATGAATTTCTTTTACTGAAAAGAAATGCAGGAGGAGACAAAGAAACTGAGGGCAAGAATATGTTGGGAGCTGATATGGATGTGACGGTAAGCAATCAACATCTTAAATTTATAAGGAAAAAATGTTTGGCCTTTTTTCAGGGTGAACTTTCAAATCTCTAAGTTATAGCCCAAAATTACTTTAATCAAAAATCTAATTTGGTGTCATGTATGTGTACAGTTACTCGCCTCCTGATCTTTCAAGTTTTTCATCCCTGTAAGTTCAGCTTATCCTCATACATTTTAAATTGGTTCAGTAACATTAAAAGCCGATATTTCACAGCCTCCAGACTTTACAATGACCACTGGACTCTACCCCGGAAATGATGAGATGACTACACCACCACCGACATACGACCAAACTACTTTTGATTATCACCAAGAGAAACTGCCCGAAGTACAGGGCCTTGGACTGGAGGAGTATTTTGTAGATTTTGCAAGAACCGAATTGTCTTCATTCCTTGAGGTCATCCCAAAATCGTCCTCTAGATTTCTACTGTCAGAAAGGTAGTGTaattttcaaatttcttttgATCTGCAATTAACATAGGTGCTTAGTAAAAATGAGATATTTTTAGCATTGACTGCTAAGAACAAGTATGGAAAGGGAGATTAGGAAACTTTAATGCATATATCCGTCGTTATTTACTGGAAGAAAAGACTGGAACAAAGTCCTAATCTTTCAAAGTGTATGGTGTCTTTACTGCTATGGGGCTGAGTGGTGCTTAATTTTGATCATTTCTATATGAAAAATCTGCTATACAGAGACTATTAAAAATCTGAGATACACTGTGGTGCATGGGGTTTAAAGTTGTAAGGGTTTTAGATACAGACATAATAGAGACCAAGATAGCATATGGTTATTACAAGTGAAGACCTAAGGTGGTGGGAGATGGCTAATGTGCTGTTGCTGTGCAAGATATAATGTGTACATAATGAGAGAACTGTATAACAATATGGGTGTATCCAGATATTTACAGCTATGCAAACAAGATTTGTCATTTGTTTAGGTCAGCATATGTTTATCATAAATATACAATTATATGAAAATGCACACCTCGGTGCATAGAATCATAACTTAGAGACAAAGGCAAGACTTACAGTCTCATGGATGGATTCATACTCCTTGATTACTACAATGGCATCTTCATGAGCACCTTGGTGAATGTGGAGAAAAGTGAGGCTGGTCAGGTGTTAAGTAGTCATTTGGCTACATGGAAACTTCTTCAGGCAGTGAAGAGTGCTGAAGAAGTGTTCAAGAGTTGCCATAGAGACTAGCCCAATAAGCATGTGAAGCacaacatggatgttttggcacaGTCCATTTTTGGCAGCAATAGCATCAGGTAGCAAAGAGGGCATCTTGGAACATGTATACATAAGGTGCCTCGATATTCCTAGTTATGTCTGCAGATTTGGGTGATGAAAGAGTCCTGTATTATCCTTTGAAACTGTGCCAGACATCAGTTTATCACttttgtctaggttatactgtgaacacaggtgggatAGGAGCCAGCAGTCAGTGGTaaagttgtgctgaaatggtaatGTAAGGCAAATACAGAGTTGCCGATAGTCCTTGCAGTCGCATGCAAGTGTGTTTGAGAGCAGGGTTTATCGTTGTTTGGTATTGGGAGCTTTAGGAGATGCATCAACACAGTGTTCTCTCATATGCTGTGGTCCACATGCAGCTGTGGAAGGTGTCATTCCC
It encodes the following:
- the LOC139757056 gene encoding uncharacterized protein isoform X2 — encoded protein: MYFVYVCCFMLCVTCTKPSYDEFLLLKRNAGGDKETEGKNMLGADMDVTPPDFTMTTGLYPGNDEMTTPPPTYDQTTFDYHQEKLPEVQGLGLEEYFVDFARTELSSFLEVIPKSSSRFLLSEREKTSVLVVIHRRG
- the LOC139757056 gene encoding uncharacterized protein isoform X1; the protein is MYFVYVCCFMLCVTCTKPSYDEFLLLKRNAGGDKETEGKNMLGADMDVTPPDFTMTTGLYPGNDEMTTPPPTYDQTTFDYHQEKLPEVQGLGLEEYFVDFARTELSSFLEVIPKSSSRFLLSESDPCKMCNQKYFPCKEFCLELLTRSKDCILNSFICIVICWQEIINCCIISRHTKAQLESIK